A genomic region of Deltaproteobacteria bacterium contains the following coding sequences:
- a CDS encoding OsmC family protein, with translation MATVPGSIDLGKFRVAYEEKRESAGDDADYILVQRAVIRLNDQLSRIESVSDLTVSCNHEPYQSETGRGPSALQFIVASIGFCMFSKMAWFAARHGVAIDDAELDLCMAYDMSVQRRLGDFASATKSFEFTIRIKSGTPTERVLQVAQLAGHGCHTVTSMRKRLPVTGKLVLNNREFAIPALQVSEESPAPMPGQLEANRMQKNPPAEQLSLEMALLPAAGVCAPSTSTAKSRKSD, from the coding sequence ATGGCCACGGTTCCGGGAAGCATCGATCTCGGAAAATTTCGCGTAGCTTACGAGGAAAAACGAGAATCAGCGGGCGACGACGCGGACTATATCTTAGTCCAGCGCGCCGTCATTCGCTTAAACGACCAACTCTCCCGCATCGAGTCGGTCTCCGACCTGACAGTCTCCTGCAATCACGAGCCGTACCAGAGCGAAACCGGCCGCGGTCCGTCGGCGCTCCAATTCATCGTCGCTTCCATCGGGTTTTGCATGTTCAGCAAGATGGCGTGGTTTGCCGCGCGCCATGGCGTCGCCATCGACGACGCCGAGCTGGATTTGTGCATGGCCTACGACATGAGCGTGCAGCGCCGCCTGGGCGACTTCGCCAGCGCAACCAAGAGCTTCGAGTTTACGATTCGCATCAAGAGCGGCACACCGACGGAGCGGGTGCTGCAGGTCGCCCAGCTGGCCGGCCACGGCTGCCATACGGTTACGTCGATGCGCAAGCGCTTGCCGGTCACCGGCAAGCTCGTGCTGAACAACCGTGAGTTTGCAATTCCCGCCTTGCAAGTGAGCGAAGAAAGTCCAGCGCCGATGCCAGGCCAGCTCGAGGCCAATCGCATGCAAAAGAACCCGCCGGCTGAACAGCTATCGCTCGAAATGGCGCTACTCCCCGCCGCTGGAGTATGCGCGCCAAGTACCTCCACCGCGAAAAGCCGCAAAAGCGACTAG
- a CDS encoding xanthine dehydrogenase family protein molybdopterin-binding subunit produces the protein MAAAGKQFIGNPTPRIEGELKVSGQAKYTVDVTLPGMLWGKLLRSQVPSGKIKNIDISKARALKGVHAVLTGADCRGLKIGRRLYDMPIIADDEVRFAGEKIAAVAAETEDIAEEALNLIEIEYQESEPLLDPVEALRPGSKRIHPDVASYKGLPKPLDGPTNEFVYYTWKKGDIATGFAQADMVFENTFTTPVVHHAYIEPHSCIVDTKTDGSAQIWCCSKVPFAIREQVGNALQLPHEKLVVNPVFIGGDFGGKGDFMDVAVVYLLSKAAGRPVKLVMDYEEEFIAGNPRHASIIKVKTGVKKDGTIVAHHMDFVFDSGAYGAFKPNAFLAGPHGSAGPYKISHCLIEEHMVYTNKVPCGHMRSPGDPQGFFANESHLDIVAKKLGIDPLKFRQKNLMHDGDIDPIGEEVGYIKTEETLKQALEDSGYNRPKGKNIGRGVAFVQWMANGGIGTVALTLDDKGLVTISSAMADQGAGTYTVLSEIVAEELKVPLSQIRFQQLNTQDGVKDTGVGGSRATRVYGNAGYQAALKLTEAVKQAAASQMGGDAAQMQLAKGAVLHPRMERRLSYADLVKANGGPIRVEATYDNNKKVHEASMCVQIAEVEVDPATGQVQLRKFTSTHNGGTVLNPLMHQGQIEGAAMTGIGYALMEQVTINDGKVATANFGEYKIPTIKDVPTFRSSVFEREKGAGPYASMPIGETANVPTAAAIANAVADACGVRITSLPITAEKIYEALNGAK, from the coding sequence ATGGCAGCAGCAGGCAAACAGTTCATCGGTAACCCCACGCCGAGAATCGAAGGTGAGTTGAAGGTCAGCGGTCAGGCGAAATACACCGTCGACGTGACGCTGCCCGGCATGCTGTGGGGCAAATTGCTGCGCAGCCAGGTGCCGTCGGGCAAAATCAAAAACATCGACATCAGCAAGGCGCGCGCTTTGAAGGGCGTGCACGCCGTGCTCACCGGCGCCGATTGCCGCGGTTTGAAAATCGGCCGGCGCCTCTACGACATGCCGATCATCGCCGACGACGAAGTTCGCTTTGCCGGCGAAAAAATCGCTGCCGTCGCGGCGGAGACCGAGGATATAGCCGAAGAGGCGCTGAACCTGATCGAGATCGAGTACCAAGAGAGCGAGCCGCTACTCGATCCCGTCGAAGCCCTCAGGCCCGGCTCGAAGAGAATCCACCCTGACGTTGCTAGCTACAAGGGTTTGCCCAAGCCGCTCGACGGCCCGACCAACGAGTTCGTCTACTACACCTGGAAGAAGGGCGACATCGCCACTGGCTTTGCTCAAGCTGACATGGTTTTTGAGAACACCTTCACCACGCCAGTGGTGCACCACGCTTACATCGAACCGCATTCCTGCATCGTCGACACCAAGACCGACGGCTCAGCGCAGATCTGGTGCTGCAGCAAAGTGCCCTTCGCGATTCGCGAGCAGGTCGGCAACGCGTTGCAATTGCCCCATGAAAAATTGGTCGTCAATCCGGTTTTCATCGGCGGCGATTTCGGCGGCAAGGGCGACTTTATGGACGTCGCGGTGGTTTACTTGCTCTCCAAGGCGGCCGGCAGGCCGGTCAAGTTGGTGATGGACTACGAAGAAGAGTTTATCGCCGGCAACCCGCGCCACGCCTCGATCATCAAAGTCAAAACCGGTGTGAAAAAAGACGGTACTATCGTCGCCCATCACATGGATTTTGTCTTCGACAGTGGTGCCTATGGCGCCTTCAAACCGAACGCGTTTCTCGCCGGCCCGCACGGTTCGGCCGGTCCCTACAAGATTTCACACTGCTTGATCGAAGAGCACATGGTCTACACCAACAAGGTTCCCTGCGGCCACATGCGCTCGCCGGGCGATCCGCAAGGGTTTTTCGCCAACGAAAGCCATCTCGACATCGTGGCGAAAAAGCTCGGCATCGACCCGCTCAAGTTCCGCCAGAAAAATTTGATGCATGACGGCGACATCGACCCCATCGGCGAAGAGGTCGGCTACATCAAAACCGAAGAGACGCTCAAACAGGCGCTGGAAGACTCCGGCTACAACCGGCCCAAAGGGAAAAACATCGGCCGCGGCGTGGCCTTTGTCCAATGGATGGCCAACGGCGGCATCGGCACGGTGGCGCTGACGCTCGACGACAAGGGCTTGGTGACAATCTCCTCCGCTATGGCCGATCAGGGCGCGGGCACTTACACCGTGCTGAGCGAGATCGTCGCCGAAGAGCTGAAGGTTCCGCTCAGCCAAATTCGTTTTCAACAATTGAATACTCAAGACGGCGTCAAAGACACCGGCGTCGGCGGCAGCCGCGCCACGCGTGTCTACGGCAACGCCGGCTATCAAGCCGCGCTCAAGCTCACCGAAGCGGTGAAGCAGGCTGCGGCGAGCCAGATGGGCGGCGATGCGGCGCAGATGCAGCTTGCCAAGGGTGCGGTGCTCCATCCACGCATGGAGCGGCGCTTGTCCTATGCTGACTTGGTCAAAGCTAACGGCGGGCCGATTCGCGTCGAAGCGACCTACGACAACAACAAGAAGGTCCACGAAGCGTCGATGTGCGTGCAGATCGCCGAGGTGGAAGTCGATCCGGCCACCGGCCAAGTGCAGCTGAGAAAATTCACCTCGACGCACAACGGCGGCACGGTGTTAAACCCGCTCATGCACCAGGGGCAGATCGAAGGCGCGGCGATGACCGGCATCGGCTATGCGCTGATGGAGCAAGTCACCATCAACGACGGCAAAGTCGCGACCGCTAACTTCGGCGAGTACAAGATTCCCACCATCAAAGACGTGCCGACGTTTCGCAGCTCGGTCTTCGAGCGTGAAAAGGGCGCTGGGCCCTACGCCAGCATGCCGATCGGCGAGACCGCCAACGTGCCGACCGCGGCGGCGATCGCCAACGCGGTGGCGGACGCCTGCGGCGTGCGCATCACCAGCCTGCCGATCACTGCGGAGAAAATCTACGAGGCGCTCAACGGCGCGAAGTGA